A stretch of Camelina sativa cultivar DH55 chromosome 18, Cs, whole genome shotgun sequence DNA encodes these proteins:
- the LOC104763683 gene encoding putative B3 domain-containing protein At5g66980: MVETGKDLEFFKVFLPEFSSHELVIPPAFIDLLVGKPLPKKAFLLDEIGRLWRVETETEDTEERFCVLFKKGWESFAKDQSLEFGDFLVFSYDGDSRFSVRIFAQDGIRRDVGVVTTTVGSRVSVDNEPVDDICTKPESRKDCGNKRKREHDSVNDKPDQYESTSKIKSEHRDKTQRTINRAGDPCDISWFREDGVEELVYKPKNPHFLRNITSSSYQKLEIPTTFLKLNGIELEEELELRDEDGKKWPLKVENHCRGQRFSFATWSCFCKSQKLRKNHKFLLEFIVPRTGRCNEIQVHIISGRLPTTMTTTKYQVLAM, encoded by the exons ATGGTTGAAACTGGTAAAGACTTGGAATTTTTCAAGGTCTTTCTCCCTGAATTCAGTTCTCACGAACTG GTGATTCCTCCAGCATTCATCGACTTATTAGTAGGGAAGCCATTACCTAAAAAAGCGTTCTTACTCGATGAGATCGGACGGTTGTGGCGTGTAGAGACAGAAACAGAAGACACAGAAGAAAGATTCTGTGTTTTGTTCAAAAAAGGTTGGGAAAGTTTCGCAAAAGATCAATCTCTTGAATTTGGAGACTTTCTTGTGTTTAGTTACGACGGCGATTCGAGATTCTCCGTTAGGATTTTCGCTCAAGACGGAATTAGAAGAGATGTTGGTGTCGTCACAACCACGGTAGGATCTAGGGTTTCTGTTGACAATGAACCGGTTGATGATATTTGTACTAAACCGGAAAGTAGGAAAGATTGTGGCAATAAGCGGAAACGGGAACACGATTCGGTCAACGATAAACCGGATCAGTATGAATCAACTAGCAAAATCAAATCGGAACATCGTGATAAGACTCAGAGAACAATTAACCGGGCTGGAg ATCCTTGTGACATATCATGGTTTCGTGAGGATGGAGTTGAAGAATTGGTTTATAAACCCAAGAATCCGCATTTTCTAAGGAATATTACAAGCAGTTCATATCAGAAACTG GAAATACCAACAACTTTTCTGAAATTGAATGGGATCGAATTGGAGGAAGAACTTGAGCTTCGTGATGAAGATGGAAAGAAGTGGCCTTTGAAGGTTGAGAATCACTGTAGAGGACAAAGGTTCTCATTTGCAACATGGTCATGTTTCTGTAAAAGCCAAAAGTTGAGGAAGAACCACAAGTTTTTACTCGAGTTTATTGTACCAAGGACTGGGAGATGCAACGAGATTCAAGTTCATATTATCAGTGGGAGATTGCCTACCACTATGACGACAACTAAATACCAAGTTCTTGCTATGTAA
- the LOC104763682 gene encoding uncharacterized protein LOC104763682, with amino-acid sequence MINNNNGDDEEEFARGYLILRPEELRPWELFRLLFSCNIEKPRLVDSSETKEPSFRRRWLIFVSLVLLKLLRFFSEVLALLGSALEFSLNFLSANSFSGFFLRGQVVLPKPTSENYQSFIGHLDTRISLDKTMNREDGDRYYAALSIMASKIAYENSARIKYVVENHWNMTYLGLVDYWNEYQEKETTQALIMSTDKTATPSNGQETTVVVAFRGTEPFNSEDWCSDFDITWYELPNIGRIHGGFMKALGLQNNCSWPKEPLSNPNRLSPLAYYSIRDSLKTLMAQNENTKFVLTGHSLGGALAILFTAVLVIHDETQLLERIQGVYTFGQPRVGDSKFGEFMEKKLEEYDVKYYRFVYHNDIVPRLPYDDKDLMFKHFGTCIYYDRHYQANVLREEPDENFFSLRWITKMMHGAILELIRSFTIVTEKGPEFREGWLLKSGRVLGIMVPGVSNHTPQDYVNATILTPPCVFQIHRDVSIT; translated from the exons atgatcaacaacaacaacggcgATGACGAAGAAGAGTTTGCGAGAGGATATCTGATTCTCCGACCGGAAGAGCTCCGACCATGGGAACTTTTCCGTCTGTTATTCTCCTGCAATATTGAAAAGCCAAGATTAGTAGATAGCTCAGAAACCAAAGAACCAAGTTTCCGACGTCGATGGCTTATCTTCGTATCTCTCGTCCTTCTCAAGCTTCTCCGATTCTTCTCCGAGGTGTTAGCACTCCTTGGCTCCGCCTTAGAATTCTCTTTAAACTTCCTCTCCGCTAACTCTTTCTCCGGTTTCTTCCTCCGAG GACAAGTGGTGTTGCCGAAACCGACATCGGAGAATTATCAGTCTTTTATCGGACATTTAGACACGAGAATAAGCTTAGACAAGACGATGAATCGCGAAGATGGAGATAGATACTACGCTGCATTGTCCATTATGGCTTCAAAAATTGCCTATGAAAACTCAGCCCGTATTAAATATGTCGTCGAGAATCATTGGAATATGACTTATTTAGGTCTCGTTGACTATTGGAACG AGTACcaagaaaaggaaacaacacAAGCCCTTATAATGTCTACTGATAAAACAGCAACACCATCCAACGGTCAAGAAACGACGGTGGTGGTTGCATTTAGAGGCACAGAACCGTTTAACTCCGAAGATTGGTGTTCAGATTTCGACATTACATGGTATGAGCTCCCAAACATTGGGAGGATCCATGGTGGTTTCATGAAAGCTTTAGGACTTCAAAACAATTGCAGTTGGCCAAAGGAACctctctcaaaccctaatcgattATCCCCTTTGGCTTACTACTCAATCAGAGACTCTTTGAAAACTCTGATGGCTCAAAACGAAAACACTAAGTTCGTTCTGACCGGTCATAGCTTAGGAGGAGCGCTCGCGATCTTGTTCACGGCCGTGCTTGTGATTCACGATGAGACCCAGTTGTTGGAGAGGATACAAGGAGTTTATACTTTTGGACAACCTAGGGTTGGAGATTCCAAGTTTGGTGAATTTATGGagaagaaattagaagaatacGATGTTAAGTATTATAGATTTGTTTATCATAACGACATTGTTCCAAGATTGCCGTACGATGATAAGGATTTGATGTTCAAACACTTTGGCACTTGCATCTACTACGACCGACACTATCAAGCAAAT GTTTTGAGAGAGGAACCGGACGAAAACTTTTTCTCGTTGCGGTGGATTACAAAAATGATGCACGGTGCTATATTGGAGCTTATAAGAAGCTTCACTATTGTGACTGAGAAGGGACCAGAGTTTAGGGAAGGATGGTTGTTGAAGAGTGGTAGGGTTTTGGGGATTATGGTCCCTGGGGTTTCAAACCATACACCTCAAGATTATGTGAATGCCACTATATTAACCCCTCCTTGTGTTTTCCAAATTCATAGAGATGTATCCATTACATAA
- the LOC104762864 gene encoding ethylene-responsive transcription factor ERF122-like — MNSSKTDCSENVLSNDQNENVTAVASPPPPSSSYLTRDQEHGIMVSALRQVISNSGGHTSSSNLIVAEAALPPPDAGPCPLCGVTGCYGCTFQRPRGEMRKEKKYKGVRRKPSGNWAAEIWDPSMKERRWLGAFPTAEMAARAYDEAAAEIVGRTSARRGTTNGEGFKRRRS; from the coding sequence ATGAATTCTTCGAAAACGGATTGTTCAGAAAATGTTCTCTCAAACGATCAAAACGAAAATGTCACCGCTGTTGCATCACCAccacctccttcttcttcgtacTTGACTAGGGATCAAGAGCATGGGATCATGGTCTCTGCTCTGCGACAAGTGATATCCAATTCCGGAGGTCACACGTCATCATCAAACTTGATCGTTGCCGAAGCAGCTCTTCCGCCTCCGGACGCTGGCCCTTGTCCTCTCTGTGGCGTCACGGGTTGCTACGGCTGCACATTCCAACGGCCTCGAGGAGAgatgaggaaggagaagaaatacAAAGGAGTGAGGCGAAAGCCATCGGGTAATTGGGCGGCGGAGATATGGGACCCGAGTATGAAAGAAAGGAGGTGGCTTGGAGCGTTTCCGACCGCGGAGATGGCGGCGCGTGCTTACGACGAGGCGGCGGCTGAAATTGTCGGGAGAACATCAGCAAGACGTGGTACAACGAACGGAGAAGGATTTAAGCGGCGGAGGAGTTGA
- the LOC109130544 gene encoding uncharacterized protein LOC109130544, whose protein sequence is MEFVTSKEEEICLKEEQVSKQLHLKSSETQTQTLNKKAVLNRIRNHKCIYKIKSLLHTTAANNGSTVDADHHWIDGGDVFSCP, encoded by the coding sequence ATGGAGTTTGTGACTTCGAAAGAAGAGGAGATATGTTTGAAAGAGGAGCAAGTGTCGAAGCAGCTACACCTGAAATCGTCTGAAACGCAAACGCAGACGCTGAACAAAAAAGCCGTTCTTAACCGCATCCGCAACCACAAATGTATTTACAAAATCAAGAGTCTTCTCCACACCACCGCCGCTAATAACGGATCCACCGTCGACGCTGATCATCACTGGATTGATGGTGGCGATGTCTTCTCTTGTCCGTGA
- the LOC104762863 gene encoding zeaxanthin epoxidase, chloroplastic (The sequence of the model RefSeq protein was modified relative to this genomic sequence to represent the inferred CDS: added 186 bases not found in genome assembly) — MGSTPFCYSINPTPSKLDFTRTHVFSPVSKQFYLDLSSFTGKSGVGAGGFRSLRALVGVKAATALVEEEQKRESVTDKTKKKSRVLVAGGGIGGLVFALAAKKKGFDVLVFEKDLSAIRGEGQYRGPIQIQSNALAALEAIDTDVAEQVMVAGCITGDRINGLVDGISGTWYVKFDTFTPAASRGLPVTRVISRMTLQQILARAVGEELIRNESNVVDFEDSGDKVTVVLENGERYEGDLLVGADGIWSKVRNNLFGRSEASYSGYTCYTGIADFIPADIESVGYRVFLGNKQYFVSSDVGGGKMQWYAFHEEPAGGADAPNGMKKRLFEIFDGWCDNVLDLLHATEEDAILRRDIYDRNPSFTWGKGRVTLLGDSIHAMQPNMGQGGCMAIEDSFQLALELDEAWKQSVKTKTPVDVVSSLKRYEESRRLRVALIHGMARMAAIMASTYKAYLGVGLGPLSFLTKFRVPHPGRVGGRFFIDIAMPMMLNWVLGGNSEKLEGRSPSCRLTDKADDRLREWFEDDDALERTIKGEWYLIPHGDECCISETLCLTKDEDQPCIIGSKPDQDLPGKHIVIPSSQVSKMHARVIYKDGAFFLMDLRSEHGTYVTDNEGRRYRATPNSPARFRTSDIIEFGSDKKAAFRVKVIRTTPKSTRKNESNDKLLQAA, encoded by the exons ATGGGTTCAACTCCGTTTTGCTATTCAATCAATCCAACTCCATCAAAGCTTGATTTCACGAGGACACATGTGTTTAGTCCCGTTTCTAAACAGTTTTACTTAGATTTATCATCCTTCACCGGGAAATCAGGAGTAGGAGCAGGAGGGTTTAGGAGCCTTCGAGCTTTGGTCGGAGTAAAGGCGGCGACGGCGTTGGTTGAGGAGGAACAGAAGCGAGAGTCAGTGACGGATAAGACGAAGAAGAAATCGAGGGTTTTAGTTGCTGGAGGTGGAATCGGAGGTTTGGTGTTTGCTTTAGCTGCGAAGAAGAAAGGGTTCGATGTGTTGGTGTTTGAGAAAGATTTGAGTGCTATTAGAGGAGAAGGACAATACAGAGGTCCGATTCAAATACAGAGCAACGCTTTGGCTGCTTTGGAAGCTATTGATACTGATGTTGCTGAACAAGTTATGGTAGCTGGTTGTATTACGGGTGATCGCATTAACGGTCTCGTCGATGGTATCTCTGGTACTTG GTATGTAAAGTTTGATACTTTCACTCCTGCGGCCTCAAGGGGACTTCCTGTGACTAGAGTTATTAGCAGAATGACTCTGCAGCAGATCTTAGCACGTGCTGTTGGTGAAGAATTGATTAGAAACGAGAGTAATGTTGTTGATTTTGAAGATTCTGGTGATAAG GTCACTGTGGTGCTCGAGAATGGTGAACGCTATGAAGGTGATCTGCTTGTGGGTGCAGATGGCATTTGGTCTAAA gtGAGAAATAATCTGTTTGGTCGAAGTGAAGCTAGTTATTCAGGCTACACTTGTTACACGGGGATTGCTGATTTTATACCGGCTGATATCGAATCTGTTGG CTACCGGGTCTTCTTGGGAAACAAACAGTACTTTGTTTCTTCGGATGTTGGTGGTGGGAAAATGCAATGGTATGCATTTCACGAGGAACCAGCTGGTGGGGCAGATGCTCCAAATG GTATGAAGAAGAGATTGTTTGAAATATTTGATGGTTGGTGCGACAATGTACTCGACTTGTTGCATGCAACAGAGGAGGATGCAATTCTCAGAAGAGATATCTATGATAGAAATCCTAGTTTTACTTGGGGTAAAGGGCGTGTTACGCTACTCGGTGATTCTATCCATGCGATGCAGCCAAATATGGGTCAAGGTGGATGCATGGCCATTGAGGATAGTTTTCAACTAGCATTGGAGCTTGACGAAGCATGGAAGCAGAGTGTTAAAACTAAGACACCTGTGGATGTTGTTTCCTCTTTGAAAAG ATATGAGGAATCTAGAAGGCTCAGAGTCGCTCTTATACATGGGATGGCGAGGATGGCTGCAATTATGGCTTCCACTTACAAAGCATACTTAGGTGTTGGGCTTGGTCCTCTCTCT tTCTTGACCAAATTTAGAGTACCACATCCCGGAAGAGTTGGTGGGAGATTCTTCATTGATATTGCTATGCCAATGATGCTTAACTGGGTCCTTGGAGGCAACAG TGAAAAACTAGAAGGAAGGTCACCTAGTTGCAGACTCACTGACAAA GCCGATGACAGGCTTCGAGAatggtttgaagatgatgatgctcTTGAACGTACTATAAAGGGAGA ATGGTATCTGATTCCACACGGCGATGAGTGTTGCATTTCGGAAACGTTATGTCTAACCAAAGATGAGGATCAACCTTGCATCATCGG AAGCAAACCAGATCAAGATTTACCTGGAAAGCACATTGTGATCCCTTCGTCTCAG GTTTCGAAAATGCATGCGCGTGTGATTTACAAAGATGGAGCTTTCTTCTTGATGGATCTTCGAAGCGAACACGGAACC